CGGTCGAAGTCCGGCCACAGGCGGTCGACGAACATCAGCTCGGCGTACGCCGACTGCCACAGCAGGAAGTTGCTGATCCGCTGCTCCCCTGACGAACGCAGGAAGAGATCGACGTCAGGCATGTCCGGCTCGTCGAGGAACCGCGCGAAGGTCTTCTCGCTGATCTTGTCCGGATCGAGCCGCCCCGCTTTGACCTCGCGGGCCAAAGCCGCTACGGCATCGGCAATCTCGGCGCGTCCGCCGTAGTTGACGCACATCGTCAGCGTGCAGACGTCGTTGTCCTTGGTGAGCTCCTCGGCGACCTCAAGCTCGCGAATCACCGACCGCCACAGCTTCGGGCGCCGTCCGGCCCACCGCACGCGGACGCCGAGCTCGTTCATCTCGTCGCGGCGGCGGCGGATGACGTCGCGGTTGAAGCCCATCAAGAACCGGACTTCCTCGGGCGAGCGGCGCCAGTTCTCGGTGGAGAAGGCGTACGCCGAGATCCACTTGACGCCGATCTCGATGGCACCCTCGACGACGTCAAAGAGGCTGCTTTCGCCCGCCTTGTGCCCTTCGGTGCGCTCCAGGCCCTGCTGTTTTGCCCAGCGACCGTTGCCGTCCATCACGATCGCGACATGCTGCGGCAGCTGGTCAGCCGGGATCTGCGGTGCCGTTGCCCCGGACGGATGCGGGCTCGGGCGGCGTGGGGTGCCGGCGCTCACCGGGTGAGCTCGGTAAACAGCTCGGGCTCAAGGTCGTCGTACGGCGATGGCTCGGGCATCGGCAGTCGCACCGGCGCACCGTCACGCTCGACGTAGGGCAGCGAGCGCAGCGACCGCTCCAGGTGCCACTGCAGATGCGCGGCGAGTACGCCGCCGCTTTCGCGGCGTACCCGTTCGGCCGAGCACAGCGCCTCGTCCCAGTCGCCCTGCAGCAGCGCCAGCAGGTGCGCGGGCGTCTGCTCCTGGATCGTCACTGCTTTGGGTACGGCGCACGACGTGCAGGTCGTGCCGCCGGTCGCAACCGAGTAACGCCGGTGCGGGCCCGGCGTGCCGCAGCGAGCGCACTCCAGCAGGCTTGGCTCCCACCCAGCGACCGACATCGCCCGGATCAAGAACGCGTCGAACACCAGCCGTGACGGCTTTTGCTTCTCCGCCAATGAACGCAGAGCGCCGATCAGCAGCAGGTACATCCGCAGCGACGACTCGCCTTCCTCGGCCACGATCCGCTCGGTCGCCTCGAGGATGGCGATCATCGAGGTGTAGCGCGGGTAGTCGTCGACGATCTGCGCGCCGTAGGGGTGCAGGCTCTCGGCCTGGGTGACGATGCCGAGCGAGCGGCCGGCGTACAGCTGCAGGTCGACATGGCTGCCTGGCTCAAGTCGCGCGCCGAACTTCGAGCCGGTGCGGCGTACCCCCTTGGCCACGGCACGCACCTTGCCGCCGCGGCGGCAAAAGAAGGTGACGATGTGGTCGGCCTCGCCGAGCTTGTGCTGGCGCAGCACGATCCCCTCGTCGCGGACGGTGCTCACGGGCTCGATTCTCCCACCTGAGGCTGGTCACCGCCGCGAAGGTGCTCGGCGATCCGGCGCTGCGTCTCGCGCGCGCCGTCGGCGTACGCCGACCGGCCGGTGCCGAGCGGGACGAGAAGGTCGATGCTCTCGCCGTCGACAAACGAGATCCGCAGTCCTGGGTAGGAGTTCAGTCGCGAGCGCATGCTGCGTTCGATGACGGTGCCGATCTCAGACCACGCCCAGCTGCGCCCGGTGTCGCCGCGGATCGTCAGCAGGCGCAGGTCGTCGTTGGTGAGCGCCAGAAGCATGCGCTTGCCGGGGTCTTGTGGGTTCAGCGCGTCGACGGTCCACGCGTCGTCGGGCAGCGCCTTCGACACCTCTGCTGCCGCGCGGCGGGCTCGCAGTGCGGTCCACACGGCGAGTCCGAGCAGCAGCGCGATGACCAGGAGGGTCCAGATACCGGGCTGGAAGTCGCTGACGGCGGCGAGGGTGCTCATCAGAAACCCAGCCGGTTGAGCTTCTTCGGGTCGCGCTGCCATTCCGCCAGCACGCTCACATGCAGGTGCAGGTAGATGCGCATGCCGAGCCGCTGCTCGATCTGTTGGCGCGCCGTCGTACCGATCTTCTTGATCCGTGCGCCGCGTGGTCCGA
The nucleotide sequence above comes from Epidermidibacterium keratini. Encoded proteins:
- a CDS encoding isoprenyl transferase; translation: MSAGTPRRPSPHPSGATAPQIPADQLPQHVAIVMDGNGRWAKQQGLERTEGHKAGESSLFDVVEGAIEIGVKWISAYAFSTENWRRSPEEVRFLMGFNRDVIRRRRDEMNELGVRVRWAGRRPKLWRSVIRELEVAEELTKDNDVCTLTMCVNYGGRAEIADAVAALAREVKAGRLDPDKISEKTFARFLDEPDMPDVDLFLRSSGEQRISNFLLWQSAYAELMFVDRLWPDFDRLDLWDACLQYAGRERRFGTA
- the recO gene encoding DNA repair protein RecO, translated to MSTVRDEGIVLRQHKLGEADHIVTFFCRRGGKVRAVAKGVRRTGSKFGARLEPGSHVDLQLYAGRSLGIVTQAESLHPYGAQIVDDYPRYTSMIAILEATERIVAEEGESSLRMYLLLIGALRSLAEKQKPSRLVFDAFLIRAMSVAGWEPSLLECARCGTPGPHRRYSVATGGTTCTSCAVPKAVTIQEQTPAHLLALLQGDWDEALCSAERVRRESGGVLAAHLQWHLERSLRSLPYVERDGAPVRLPMPEPSPYDDLEPELFTELTR